One Mesorhizobium sp. L-2-11 genomic region harbors:
- a CDS encoding aspartate kinase has translation MARIVMKFGGTSVADIARIRNVARHVKREVDAGHEVAVVVSAMAGKTNELVQWTREASPMHDAREYDAVVASGEQVTAGLLAIALQNMGVHARSWQGWQIPIKTDNAHGAARILDIDGAFLIKRFGEGQVAVVAGFQGIGPDNRIATLGRGGSDTSAVAIAAAVKADRCDIYTDVDGVYTTDPRVEPKARRLAKISFEEMLEMASLGAKVLQVRSVELAMVHRVRTFVRSSFDDPDAPGMGDLLNPPGTLICDEEEIVEQQVVTGIAYAKDEAQISLRRVGDRPGVAAGIFGPLAEANINVDMIVQNISEDGKFTDMTFTVPSGDVDKALVVLERLKTTIGYDVVQSEAGMSKVSVIGIGMRSHAGVAATAFKALADKSINIRAITTSEIKISILIDGPYTELAVRTLHSIYGLDKQ, from the coding sequence ATGGCGCGCATCGTGATGAAATTCGGCGGAACCTCCGTCGCCGACATCGCCCGCATCCGCAATGTGGCGCGCCATGTCAAACGCGAGGTCGATGCCGGCCATGAGGTCGCGGTGGTCGTCTCGGCGATGGCCGGCAAGACCAACGAGCTCGTGCAGTGGACGCGCGAAGCCTCGCCGATGCACGATGCGCGCGAATATGACGCCGTCGTTGCCTCCGGCGAGCAGGTGACAGCCGGCCTGCTGGCGATCGCGCTGCAGAACATGGGCGTCCATGCCCGTTCCTGGCAAGGCTGGCAGATCCCGATCAAGACCGACAATGCGCATGGCGCGGCGCGCATTCTCGACATCGACGGCGCATTCCTGATCAAGCGCTTCGGCGAGGGTCAGGTGGCGGTGGTCGCCGGATTCCAGGGCATCGGGCCGGACAACCGCATCGCGACGCTCGGCCGCGGCGGCTCCGACACCAGTGCTGTCGCCATCGCGGCGGCGGTCAAGGCAGACCGCTGCGACATCTACACCGACGTAGACGGGGTCTACACCACCGACCCGCGTGTCGAGCCGAAGGCGCGGCGGCTGGCCAAGATTTCCTTCGAGGAAATGCTTGAAATGGCCTCTCTCGGCGCCAAGGTCCTGCAGGTACGCTCGGTCGAGCTTGCCATGGTGCACAGAGTGCGTACTTTCGTGAGGTCGTCCTTCGACGATCCCGACGCGCCCGGAATGGGGGATTTGCTCAATCCGCCCGGAACGCTTATTTGCGACGAGGAAGAGATCGTGGAACAGCAGGTCGTCACCGGAATTGCCTACGCCAAGGACGAAGCGCAGATATCGTTGCGCCGTGTCGGCGACCGGCCCGGCGTCGCCGCCGGCATTTTCGGGCCGCTGGCCGAGGCCAACATCAATGTCGACATGATCGTCCAGAACATCTCCGAGGACGGCAAGTTCACCGACATGACCTTCACCGTGCCGTCCGGCGATGTCGACAAGGCGCTTGTCGTGCTCGAGCGGCTGAAGACCACGATCGGCTATGACGTCGTGCAGTCGGAAGCCGGCATGTCGAAAGTCTCGGTCATCGGCATCGGCATGAGGAGCCATGCCGGCGTCGCCGCCACCGCCTTCAAGGCGCTGGCCGACAAATCGATCAACATTCGTGCGATCACGACATCCGAGATCAAGATTTCGATCCTGATCGACGGTCCCTACACAGAACTTGCTGTTCGCACTTTGCATTCCATCTACGGTCTGGATAAGCAGTAG
- a CDS encoding DMT family transporter, with product MKFLWDSAPGLLLVTGGLLGLTLPFGKIATAAGVSAMVWAFVISLGAGGVLLCVLLLRGQRIRFTPHRLRYFFVTAAVSYAFPNLLMFSAIPHLGAGYTGIMFTLSPVVTLVFSILLGVRRPNLLGVVGIVVGFVGAVMVAVTRGEAGQPADFFWVAVGLLIPVSLAAGNIYRTADWPLGTGPIELAVGSHLASAALLVCGIFTLQGGGSLALLGGVPLVVVGQVASAAAMFAFFFRLQAVGGPVYLSQIGYVAAAVGLFAGTMFLGEHYQLLTWAGAAIIVAGVFITTKAQSQTATKAQSQVGEKVAGEKVAA from the coding sequence ATGAAATTTCTCTGGGATTCGGCGCCCGGCCTTTTGCTCGTCACCGGCGGACTGCTCGGCCTGACGCTGCCGTTCGGCAAGATCGCGACGGCGGCCGGCGTTTCGGCCATGGTCTGGGCCTTTGTCATCTCGCTCGGCGCCGGCGGCGTGCTTTTGTGCGTCCTGCTGCTGCGCGGGCAGCGCATCCGGTTCACCCCGCACCGGCTGCGGTATTTCTTCGTCACCGCAGCGGTGTCCTACGCCTTCCCCAATCTGTTGATGTTCTCGGCCATTCCGCATCTCGGTGCCGGCTATACCGGTATCATGTTCACCCTGTCCCCGGTGGTCACACTGGTGTTTTCGATCCTGCTCGGCGTTCGGCGCCCCAATCTGCTTGGCGTCGTCGGCATTGTCGTAGGCTTCGTGGGTGCGGTGATGGTGGCGGTGACGCGTGGCGAGGCCGGCCAGCCGGCCGACTTTTTCTGGGTGGCGGTAGGGCTGCTCATCCCGGTCAGCCTTGCCGCCGGCAATATCTACCGCACTGCCGACTGGCCCTTAGGGACCGGACCGATCGAGCTTGCCGTCGGCAGCCATCTGGCATCGGCTGCACTGCTTGTTTGCGGCATCTTCACGCTGCAGGGCGGCGGTTCGCTCGCCCTGCTCGGCGGCGTGCCGCTGGTGGTCGTCGGGCAGGTCGCGTCAGCCGCGGCGATGTTCGCTTTCTTCTTCCGGCTGCAGGCGGTGGGCGGCCCGGTCTATCTCAGCCAGATCGGCTATGTCGCGGCGGCGGTCGGATTGTTTGCCGGGACGATGTTTCTCGGCGAGCACTATCAATTGCTGACCTGGGCCGGGGCTGCCATCATTGTCGCCGGCGTGTTCATCACCACCAAGGCGCAAAGCCAGACCGCCACGAAGGCGCAAAGTCAAGTGGGTGAAAAGGTGGCGGGTGAGAAGGTGGCGGCGTGA
- the ubiG gene encoding bifunctional 2-polyprenyl-6-hydroxyphenol methylase/3-demethylubiquinol 3-O-methyltransferase UbiG has product MPEPRRSTIDAGEVERFSALAAEWWNPNGKFRPLHKFNPIRLAYIRDQVAARFGRDPRAARPFEGLRILDIGCGGGLLCEPMARLGAEVVGADASATNIEVARLHAADVGVTVDYRATTAEDLADAGEKFDVILNMEVVEHVADIDLFVAKCGAMLKPGGIMFVATINRTLKALGLAIIGAEYVLRWLPRGTHQFGKLVRPDELEKALAGAGLTIIDRTGVTYNPLADRWQRSKDMDVNYMVLAEKAPA; this is encoded by the coding sequence ATGCCAGAACCCCGACGATCGACGATCGATGCCGGAGAAGTGGAGCGTTTTTCCGCTCTTGCCGCCGAATGGTGGAATCCGAACGGCAAATTCCGCCCGCTGCACAAGTTCAATCCGATCCGGCTTGCCTATATACGCGACCAGGTGGCGGCGCGCTTCGGCCGCGACCCACGCGCGGCGCGGCCGTTCGAGGGCTTGCGCATCCTCGACATCGGCTGCGGCGGCGGGCTGTTGTGCGAGCCGATGGCGCGGCTTGGCGCCGAAGTGGTCGGCGCCGACGCCTCAGCCACCAATATCGAAGTGGCCAGGCTGCATGCGGCGGACGTCGGCGTGACGGTTGATTACCGTGCCACGACAGCAGAGGACCTGGCTGACGCCGGTGAGAAATTCGACGTCATCCTCAACATGGAAGTGGTCGAGCATGTTGCCGACATCGACCTGTTCGTGGCCAAATGCGGCGCGATGCTCAAGCCCGGCGGCATCATGTTCGTCGCCACCATCAACCGCACGCTGAAGGCGCTGGGCCTGGCCATTATCGGCGCCGAATATGTGCTGCGCTGGTTGCCGCGCGGCACCCACCAGTTCGGCAAGCTGGTGCGGCCCGACGAACTGGAAAAGGCGCTCGCCGGCGCTGGCCTGACCATCATCGACCGCACCGGCGTCACCTACAATCCGCTCGCCGACCGCTGGCAGCGTTCGAAGGACATGGACGTCAACTACATGGTTCTGGCGGAGAAGGCACCCGCCTGA